In a genomic window of Callithrix jacchus isolate 240 chromosome 22, calJac240_pri, whole genome shotgun sequence:
- the LOC100398692 gene encoding cytochrome P450 2F1 encodes MDSISTAMLLLLLALICLLLTLSSRDKGKLPPGPRPLPLLGNLLLLRSQDMLTSLTELSKEYGSMYTVYLGSRRVVVLSGFQAVKEALVDQGEEFSGRGDYPVFFNFTKGNGIAFSNGDRWKILRRFSIQILRGFGMGKASIEERILEEGSFLLAELRKTEGEPFDPTFVLSRSVSNIICSVLFGSRFDYEDERLLTIIRLINDNFQLMSSPWGELYNIFPSLLDWVPGPHRRIFQNFKCLRDLIVHSVHDHQASLDPRSPRDFIDCFLTKMAEEKEDPQSHFHMDTLLMTTHNLLFGGTETVSTTLRHAFLALMKYPKVQARVQEEIDLVVGRARLPALQDRAAMPYTDAVIHEVQRFANVIPMNLPHRVTRDTVFRGFLIPKGTDIITLLNTVHHDPSQFLTPQEFNPEHFLDASQSFKKSPAFMPFSAGRRLCLGESLGRMELFLYLTAILQSFSLQPLGAPEDIDLTPLSSGLGNLPRPFQLCLRAR; translated from the exons ATGGACAGCATAAGCACAGCCATGTTACTCCTGCTCCTGGCTCTCATCTGTCTGCTCCTGACCCTCAGCTCAAGAGACAAGGGAAAGCTGCCTCCAGGACCCAGACCCCTCCCACTGCTGGGAAACCTACTGCTGCTTCGCTCCCAAGACATGCTGACTTCTCTCACTGAG CTGAGCAAGGAGTATGGCTCCATGTACACCGTGTACCTGGGGTCCAGGCGGGTGGTGGTCCTCAGCGGGTTCCAAGCCGTGAAGGAAGCACTGGTGGACCAGGGAGAGGAGTTTAGTGGCCGTGGTGACTATCCTGTCTTTTTCAACTTTACCAAGGGCAATG GCATCGCCTTCTCCAATGGGGATCGATGGAAGATCCTCAGACGCTTCTCTATCCAGATTCTACGAGGTTTCGGGATGGGGAAGGCAAGCATCGAGGAGCGGATCCTGGAGGAAGGCAGCTTCCTGCTGGCGGAGCTGCGGAAAACTGAAG gCGAGCCCTTCGACCCCACGTTTGTGCTGAGTCGCTCAGTGTCCAACATTATCTGTTCCGTGCTCTTCGGCAGCCGCTTCGATTATGAAGATGAGCGTCTGCTCACCATTATCCGCCTTATCAATGACAACTTCCAACTCATGAGCAGCCCCTGGGGTGAG TTGTACAACATCTTCCCGAGCCTCCTGGACTGGGTGCCCGGACCGCACCGACGCATCTTTCAGAACTTCAAGTGCCTGAGAGACCTCATCGTCCACAGCGTCCACGACCACCAGGCCTCGCTAGACCCCAGATCTCCCCGGGACTTCATCGACTGCTTTCTCACCAAGATGGCAGAG GAGAAGGAAGACCCGCAGAGCCACTTTCACATGGACACCCTGCTGATGACCACACATAACCTGCTCTTTGGCGGCACCGAGACAGTGAGCACCACACTGCGCCACGCCTTTCTGGCACTCATGAAGTACCCCAAAGTTCAAG ccCGCGTGCAGGAGGAGATCGACCTCGTGGTGGGACGCGCGCGGCTTCCGGCGCTGCAGGACCGCGCGGCCATGCCTTACACAGACGCAGTGATCCACGAGGTGCAGCGCTTTGCAAACGTCATCCCCATGAACTTACCGCACCGCGTCACTCGGGACACCGTCTTTCGCGGCTTCCTGATACCCAAG GGCACCGATATCATCACCCTCCTTAACACCGTCCACCACGACCCCAGCCAGTTCTTGACGCCCCAGGAGTTTAACCCCGAGCATTTTCTGGATGCCAGTCAGTCCTTCAAGAAGAGCCCAGCCTTCATGCCCTTCTCAGCTG GGCGCCGTCTGTGCCTGGGCGAGTCGCTGGGACGCATGGAGCTCTTTCTGTACCTCACCGCCATCCTGCAGAGCTTCTCGCTGCAGCCGCTGGGTGCGCCCGAGGACATCGACCTGACCCCGCTCAGCTCAGGTCTCGGCAATTTGCCGCGGCCTTTCCAGCTGTGCCTGCGCGCGCGCTGA